The following proteins come from a genomic window of Streptomyces sp. NBC_00539:
- a CDS encoding DUF397 domain-containing protein, whose product MTATARLTWQKSSYCGDGDACVYVASAPGVLVRVADRADPAHLVLATTHAAWAAFLEAVKAQP is encoded by the coding sequence ATGACCGCGACCGCTCGGCTCACCTGGCAGAAGTCGTCCTACTGCGGCGACGGCGACGCATGCGTCTACGTCGCCTCCGCCCCGGGCGTCCTGGTCCGCGTCGCGGACCGCGCCGACCCGGCCCACCTGGTCCTGGCCACCACCCACGCGGCCTGGGCCGCCTTCCTGGAAGCGGTCAAGGCGCAGCCGTAG
- a CDS encoding threonine aldolase family protein has translation MTDDEDRTKRLVAAWRRADRVLSRSLLEPTVGELLAMLPGLAESDPDEGVDVYGDGVVARLEQRVAELLGTEDAAFFPSGTMAQQVALRCWAGRTGNPVVALHPMSHPELWESDALSVLAGLRTVHPTREPRQPTAREVAELAEPFGTLMLELPLREAGFVLPTWEELVAVVETARERDAVVHFDGARLWESTVRLGRPLPEIAGLADSVYVSFYKSLGGLSGAALAGSASLVAEARVWRHRYGGQVFRQFPQALSALAGLEVELPRLPSYVAQAGVVAQALREGFAQAGLAWFRVHPEVPHTHQFQVWLPYEADRLTEAGLRQAEETGCVLFRRWAPAGPPGLSMTELEVTSPSLSWTASDVRAAVADFTARL, from the coding sequence ATGACGGATGACGAAGACCGGACGAAGCGGCTGGTGGCGGCGTGGCGACGGGCCGACCGGGTCCTGTCCCGGAGCCTGCTGGAGCCGACGGTGGGTGAGCTGCTGGCGATGCTGCCGGGACTGGCGGAGAGCGACCCGGACGAGGGCGTCGACGTGTACGGCGACGGGGTGGTGGCGCGGCTGGAGCAGCGCGTCGCGGAGCTGCTGGGGACGGAGGACGCGGCGTTCTTCCCGAGCGGGACGATGGCCCAGCAGGTCGCGCTGCGGTGCTGGGCGGGGCGGACGGGGAACCCGGTGGTGGCGCTGCACCCGATGAGCCACCCGGAGCTGTGGGAGAGCGACGCGCTGTCGGTGCTGGCGGGACTGCGGACGGTGCACCCCACGCGCGAGCCGCGGCAGCCGACGGCCCGGGAGGTCGCGGAGCTGGCGGAGCCGTTCGGCACGCTGATGCTGGAGCTGCCGCTGCGGGAGGCGGGGTTCGTGCTGCCGACGTGGGAGGAGCTCGTGGCGGTGGTGGAGACGGCCCGGGAACGGGATGCGGTGGTCCACTTCGACGGGGCCCGGCTGTGGGAGTCGACGGTGCGGCTCGGGCGGCCGCTGCCGGAGATCGCGGGGCTCGCGGATTCGGTGTACGTGTCGTTCTACAAGTCCCTCGGGGGGCTGAGCGGGGCGGCGCTGGCGGGCTCCGCGTCGCTCGTCGCGGAGGCGAGGGTCTGGCGGCACCGGTACGGGGGCCAGGTCTTCCGGCAGTTCCCGCAGGCGTTGTCGGCGCTGGCCGGCCTGGAGGTGGAGCTGCCGCGCCTGCCGTCGTACGTGGCCCAGGCGGGGGTGGTGGCGCAGGCGCTGCGGGAGGGCTTCGCGCAGGCGGGACTCGCGTGGTTCCGGGTGCATCCGGAGGTGCCGCACACGCACCAGTTCCAGGTGTGGCTGCCGTACGAGGCGGACCGGCTGACGGAGGCGGGGCTGCGGCAGGCGGAGGAGACGGGGTGCGTCCTGTTCCGCCGCTGGGCCCCCGCCGGGCCCCCGGGCTTGTCCATGACGGAACTCGAGGTCACCTCGCCGTCCCTGTCCTGGACCGCGTCGGACGTCCGAGCGGCGGTCGCGGACTTCACGGCCCGCCTGTAG
- a CDS encoding Rossmann-like and DUF2520 domain-containing protein: protein MNAAHQTEPRDPSDRPARLAVGVVGAGRVGPALARALQQAGHRPVAVSGVSDASRRRAARMLPDVPVVPAERVLEHADLVLLTVPDDALPGLVEGLAETGAIRPGQLLVHTSGRYGTAVLDPARRAGALPLALHPAMTFTGTEVDVQRLAGCSFGVTAPDELRLAAEALVIEMGGEPEWIAEENRPLYHAALALGANHLVTLVAQAMELLAKAGVEHPDRMLGPLLGAALDNALRSGDSALTGPVARGDAGTVAAHVSELRKHAPAAVPGYLAMARTTADRALAHGLLKPELAEDLLGALAGSETSPDPETDPEGDGR from the coding sequence GTGAACGCAGCCCATCAGACGGAGCCCCGGGATCCGTCCGACCGCCCTGCCCGGCTCGCCGTGGGCGTCGTCGGCGCCGGCCGGGTCGGCCCCGCGCTGGCCCGCGCCCTCCAGCAGGCCGGGCACCGCCCCGTCGCCGTCTCCGGTGTCTCCGACGCCTCCCGCCGCCGGGCCGCCCGGATGCTGCCCGACGTGCCGGTCGTCCCGGCCGAGCGGGTGCTCGAACACGCCGACCTGGTGCTCCTGACCGTCCCGGACGACGCCCTGCCCGGCCTCGTCGAGGGCCTCGCCGAGACGGGCGCGATCCGCCCAGGCCAGCTGCTCGTCCACACCTCCGGGCGCTACGGGACCGCCGTCCTGGACCCGGCCCGGCGCGCGGGCGCCCTGCCGCTGGCCCTGCACCCCGCGATGACCTTCACCGGCACCGAGGTCGACGTGCAGCGCCTGGCCGGCTGCTCCTTCGGCGTGACCGCCCCCGACGAGCTGCGGCTCGCCGCCGAGGCCCTGGTCATCGAGATGGGCGGGGAACCCGAGTGGATCGCGGAGGAGAACCGTCCGCTCTACCACGCCGCCCTCGCCCTCGGCGCGAACCACCTGGTCACCCTGGTCGCCCAGGCCATGGAGCTGCTGGCCAAGGCCGGCGTCGAGCACCCCGACCGGATGCTCGGCCCCCTCCTCGGCGCGGCCCTCGACAACGCCCTGCGCTCCGGTGACTCCGCGCTCACCGGGCCGGTGGCCCGCGGTGACGCCGGTACGGTCGCCGCGCACGTCTCCGAGCTGCGCAAGCACGCCCCGGCCGCCGTCCCCGGCTACCTCGCGATGGCCCGGACCACCGCCGACCGCGCCCTGGCGCACGGTCTGCTCAAGCCGGAGCTCGCCGAGGACCTGCTGGGCGCCCTGGCCGGGAGCGAGACCAGCCCCGACCCCGAAACCGACCCCGAGGGCGACGGCCGATGA
- a CDS encoding type III pantothenate kinase, whose protein sequence is MLLTIDVGNTHTVLGLFDGDEIVEHWRISTDPRRTADEMAVLMQGLMGTHPMLGTELGDGIHGIAICSTVPSVLHELREVTRRYYGDVPAVLVEPGIKTGVPILMDNPKEVGADRIINAVAAVELYGGPAIVVDFGTATTFDAVSAKGEYVGGVIAPGIEISMEALGVRGAQLRKIELARPRNVIGKSTVEAMQSGVVYGFAGQVDGVVARMAKELAGPHGEPDDVRVIATGGLAPMVLGESSAIDDHEPWLTLIGLRLVYERNAPNFD, encoded by the coding sequence ATGCTGCTGACCATCGACGTCGGCAACACCCATACGGTCCTGGGCCTGTTCGACGGCGACGAGATCGTCGAGCACTGGCGGATCTCGACCGACCCGCGCCGGACGGCCGACGAGATGGCCGTCCTGATGCAGGGCCTGATGGGCACCCACCCGATGCTCGGCACCGAACTGGGCGACGGGATCCACGGGATCGCCATCTGCTCGACGGTGCCCTCGGTGCTGCACGAGCTCCGCGAGGTCACCCGCCGGTACTACGGCGACGTCCCCGCGGTGCTGGTGGAGCCCGGCATCAAGACCGGTGTGCCGATCCTGATGGACAACCCGAAGGAAGTCGGCGCGGACCGCATCATCAACGCGGTCGCGGCCGTCGAGCTCTACGGAGGCCCGGCGATCGTGGTCGACTTCGGTACGGCGACCACCTTCGACGCGGTGTCGGCGAAGGGCGAGTACGTGGGCGGGGTGATCGCGCCGGGCATCGAGATCTCGATGGAGGCGCTGGGCGTCCGGGGCGCCCAGCTGCGCAAGATCGAGCTGGCGCGCCCGCGCAACGTGATCGGCAAGTCCACGGTCGAGGCGATGCAGTCGGGCGTCGTGTACGGCTTCGCGGGTCAGGTGGACGGGGTCGTCGCGCGCATGGCCAAGGAGCTGGCCGGCCCGCACGGCGAGCCGGACGACGTGCGCGTCATCGCGACGGGCGGCCTGGCCCCGATGGTCCTCGGCGAGTCCTCGGCGATCGACGACCACGAGCCGTGGCTGACGCTGATCGGCCTGCGGCTGGTCTACGAGCGCAACGCGCCCAACTTCGACTAG
- a CDS encoding DUF5937 family protein: MSVTIDIAGLPAERIRFAPSPLAELCMALHALSQPAHHPRLAPWATATAAAFDPCLADRLLEADFLWRSSFSDIFMPFAGTPGGTGLPAATLAEELDVLDGLDDERFVTAALEHCWLALYNEGGAPSPLKDPSSRARVLEAAAARGPAQLRFSRRLLDDTAAVRVWLRRLLEDCDEAFFAETWQRTGPQQAADARHKTEVLRRKGLSAALREASAALSVDEAGTTITVDKMVDGSATATDPTIGAGLVLVPTNFGWPHLLVLHAPGWRPVVHYPLGSPEPASSPSSVELLRRRMDALAHPMRMQLCRSLARAPYTTGELATVCGISAPEVSRHLAVLKKAGLLHTRRQGRYAQHQLDLSVVARIGSDFIEGILR, from the coding sequence ATGAGCGTCACCATCGACATCGCCGGGCTCCCCGCGGAGCGGATCCGCTTCGCGCCCTCCCCCCTCGCGGAACTCTGCATGGCCCTGCACGCGCTCTCCCAGCCCGCCCACCACCCCCGCCTCGCCCCCTGGGCCACCGCCACCGCCGCCGCGTTCGACCCCTGCCTCGCCGACCGGCTGCTGGAGGCCGACTTCCTCTGGCGCAGCTCCTTCTCCGACATCTTCATGCCCTTCGCCGGCACCCCCGGCGGCACCGGACTCCCCGCCGCGACCCTGGCCGAGGAGCTCGACGTGCTCGACGGCCTCGACGACGAGCGCTTCGTGACGGCCGCCCTCGAACACTGCTGGCTCGCGCTCTACAACGAGGGCGGCGCCCCCTCCCCCCTCAAGGACCCCTCCTCCCGCGCCCGGGTGCTGGAGGCCGCCGCCGCCCGCGGGCCCGCCCAGCTGCGGTTCTCGCGGCGGCTGCTGGACGACACCGCCGCCGTCCGCGTCTGGCTGCGCCGCCTCCTGGAGGACTGCGACGAGGCGTTCTTCGCCGAGACCTGGCAGCGGACCGGCCCCCAGCAGGCCGCCGACGCCCGCCACAAGACCGAGGTGCTGCGCCGCAAGGGCCTGTCCGCCGCGCTGCGGGAGGCCTCGGCGGCGCTGAGCGTCGACGAGGCCGGGACCACCATCACCGTCGACAAGATGGTCGACGGATCGGCCACCGCCACCGATCCCACCATCGGCGCCGGTCTGGTCCTCGTCCCCACCAACTTCGGCTGGCCGCACCTGCTCGTACTGCACGCCCCCGGCTGGCGACCGGTCGTCCACTACCCCCTCGGCTCCCCCGAACCGGCCTCGTCCCCCAGCTCGGTCGAGCTGCTGCGGCGCCGCATGGACGCCCTCGCGCACCCGATGCGGATGCAGCTGTGCCGCAGCCTGGCCAGGGCCCCGTACACCACCGGCGAGCTGGCCACCGTGTGCGGCATATCCGCCCCCGAGGTCTCCCGTCACCTCGCCGTGCTCAAGAAGGCCGGGCTGCTGCACACGCGCCGCCAAGGCCGTTACGCACAGCACCAGCTGGACCTGTCCGTGGTGGCCCGCATCGGGTCCGACTTCATCGAGGGGATCCTCCGCTGA
- a CDS encoding M28 family metallopeptidase, whose protein sequence is MPSRRIAAATAALAALALASPLLLAGPAGASSPQSDAAKGDALAKKLVREATGKGAANHLKVFQSIADYNNGTRVAGSKGHVQSAQYVEAVMKAAGYEVTKNAFDFVYVETVAETLKVGGASPREVPIKLMTYTASGPADGVTARLAVVPVDADGTNGCEPGDFAPGAFTGRIALVKRGGCTFAVKQANAAAAGAVGAVIYNNTEGALNGTLGEADAGKVPTGGISQAEGEKLAAEAAAGPVEVTLDIRELRENRTTYNVIAETRGGDENNTVFLGAHLDSVAAGPGINDNGSGSAGILQVAQRLASSQTKIKNKVKFAWWSAEEFGLLGSEAYVGGLTDAQKKQIRLYLNFDMIASPNGAYFVYDGDDSDKVGSGPGPEGSAQLEKGITDFLDGRNIPHEGSDFTGRSDYGPFIEAGIPSGGTDTGAEGIKTAAQAAKFGGQAGVAYDVNYHGKGDTIANIDHKALDINVDVIANAVGHYAYDLAPLARQVSARHADGGAAGSGSGSGLREGHGHGVTQ, encoded by the coding sequence ATGCCCTCACGCCGTATAGCCGCAGCCACCGCCGCCCTGGCCGCGCTGGCCCTGGCCTCCCCGCTGCTGCTCGCCGGGCCCGCCGGTGCCAGCAGCCCGCAGAGCGACGCCGCCAAGGGCGACGCGCTCGCGAAGAAGCTGGTCCGGGAGGCGACCGGCAAGGGCGCCGCCAACCACCTCAAGGTCTTCCAGTCGATCGCCGACTACAACAACGGCACCCGGGTGGCCGGCTCCAAGGGCCACGTGCAGTCCGCCCAGTACGTGGAAGCCGTGATGAAGGCGGCCGGGTACGAGGTCACGAAGAACGCGTTCGACTTCGTGTACGTCGAGACGGTCGCCGAGACGCTGAAGGTGGGCGGCGCCTCCCCGCGCGAGGTCCCCATCAAGCTGATGACGTACACCGCGAGCGGCCCGGCCGACGGCGTCACGGCGCGCCTCGCCGTCGTCCCCGTCGACGCGGACGGTACGAACGGCTGCGAGCCGGGTGACTTCGCCCCCGGCGCCTTCACCGGCCGCATCGCGCTCGTCAAGCGCGGCGGCTGCACCTTCGCCGTCAAGCAGGCCAACGCCGCGGCGGCCGGGGCGGTCGGCGCGGTCATCTACAACAACACCGAGGGCGCCCTGAACGGCACGCTCGGCGAGGCCGACGCGGGCAAGGTCCCCACCGGCGGCATCAGCCAGGCGGAGGGCGAGAAGCTCGCCGCCGAGGCCGCGGCAGGACCGGTCGAGGTCACCCTGGACATCCGCGAACTGCGCGAGAACCGCACGACGTACAACGTCATCGCCGAGACCCGCGGCGGCGACGAGAACAACACCGTCTTCCTCGGCGCGCACCTCGACTCGGTCGCGGCCGGCCCCGGCATCAACGACAACGGCTCCGGCTCGGCCGGCATCCTCCAGGTCGCGCAGCGCCTCGCGAGCAGCCAGACGAAGATCAAGAACAAGGTCAAGTTCGCCTGGTGGTCGGCGGAGGAGTTCGGCCTGCTCGGCTCCGAGGCGTACGTGGGCGGCCTGACGGACGCGCAGAAGAAGCAGATCCGGCTCTACCTGAACTTCGACATGATCGCCTCGCCGAACGGCGCCTACTTCGTCTACGACGGCGACGACTCGGACAAGGTCGGCTCCGGCCCCGGACCCGAGGGCTCGGCCCAACTGGAGAAGGGCATCACGGACTTCCTGGACGGGCGGAACATCCCGCACGAGGGTTCGGACTTCACCGGCCGCTCGGACTACGGCCCGTTCATCGAGGCCGGGATCCCCTCCGGTGGTACGGACACCGGGGCCGAGGGCATCAAGACGGCGGCGCAGGCCGCGAAGTTCGGCGGCCAGGCCGGTGTGGCCTACGACGTGAACTACCACGGCAAGGGCGACACCATCGCCAACATCGACCACAAGGCGCTCGACATCAACGTCGACGTCATCGCGAACGCGGTCGGCCACTACGCCTACGACCTGGCCCCGCTCGCCCGGCAGGTCTCCGCCCGGCACGCGGACGGCGGCGCGGCCGGCAGCGGCAGCGGCAGCGGTCTGCGCGAGGGCCACGGCCACGGCGTGACCCAGTAG
- a CDS encoding amino-acid N-acetyltransferase: MGEFSTEDAKSVTIRRARTGDVPALRRLLDQYVQQRILLDKAPVVLYEDIQEFWVAERDSDGQVVGCGALHVMWEDLAEVRTLAVDRALKGAGVGHRVLAQLLETARRLGVSRVFCLTFEVDFFAKHGFVEIGETAVDTDVYMELLRSYDEGVAEFLGLERVKPNTLGNSRMLLHL, from the coding sequence ATGGGAGAGTTTTCCACCGAAGACGCTAAATCAGTGACCATCCGCCGCGCGCGCACGGGCGATGTTCCCGCACTGCGCCGCCTGCTCGACCAGTACGTACAGCAGCGGATCCTGCTCGACAAAGCCCCCGTGGTCCTTTACGAGGACATCCAGGAGTTCTGGGTCGCGGAACGCGACAGCGACGGTCAGGTCGTCGGCTGCGGCGCTCTGCACGTGATGTGGGAAGACCTCGCCGAAGTACGCACTCTCGCGGTCGACCGCGCGTTGAAGGGCGCCGGCGTAGGGCACCGGGTGCTGGCCCAGTTGTTGGAGACCGCGCGCCGGCTCGGCGTGAGCCGGGTTTTCTGCCTCACCTTCGAAGTGGACTTCTTCGCGAAGCACGGCTTCGTCGAGATCGGGGAGACCGCGGTCGACACCGATGTCTACATGGAGCTCCTGCGTTCCTATGACGAGGGCGTCGCCGAGTTCCTCGGTCTCGAACGAGTGAAGCCGAACACCTTGGGCAACAGTCGGATGCTTCTGCACCTCTGA
- a CDS encoding BlaI/MecI/CopY family transcriptional regulator, translating into MPRPLGELEDAVMTRVWQWNRPVTVREVLEDLQQERSIAYTTVMTVMDNLHQKGWVRREAEGRAYRYTAVSTRAAYSAALMNEAWSTSDNPAAALVAFFGMMSQEQREALRDAVRIVSHDDEGPAEPATGEVPPPPAAEGAGDTGERPPEPGR; encoded by the coding sequence GTGCCTCGCCCCTTGGGAGAACTCGAAGACGCCGTGATGACACGGGTGTGGCAGTGGAACCGCCCGGTCACCGTTCGTGAAGTCCTGGAAGACCTTCAGCAGGAACGGTCCATCGCGTACACCACGGTCATGACCGTTATGGACAACCTCCATCAGAAGGGGTGGGTCCGGCGGGAAGCGGAAGGCCGCGCCTATCGCTATACGGCGGTCTCCACCCGCGCCGCCTACTCGGCCGCACTGATGAACGAGGCCTGGTCGACCAGCGACAATCCGGCGGCCGCCCTCGTGGCCTTCTTCGGCATGATGTCCCAGGAACAGCGCGAAGCCCTCCGCGACGCCGTACGGATCGTCAGCCATGACGACGAGGGGCCCGCGGAACCCGCCACCGGCGAAGTGCCGCCCCCGCCGGCCGCGGAAGGCGCGGGGGACACCGGCGAGCGGCCGCCCGAGCCGGGGCGATAG
- the panC gene encoding pantoate--beta-alanine ligase, translating to MTEHPLLLNTADALHRLPRTGRRAVVMTMGALHDGHATLVRTARDLAGPTGQVVVTVFVNPLQFGANEDLDRYPRTLDADLEIARRAGADAVFAPAVDEVYPGGDPQVRISAGPMGGRLEGATRPGHFDGMLTVVAKLLHLTRPDLALFGQKDAQQLALIRRMVTDLNFAVDVVGVPTVREEDGLALSSRNRYLSPAERRTALALSRALFAGRDRLAAQAALRARAEAAPASDQRATGLARLGEIRASADAHAVSVAVSAAGTGLPDAVRAAARHVLEEAGRQDPPLALDYLALVDPQDFTEVGPDFTGQAVLAVAAKVGTTRLIDNIPLEFGAHT from the coding sequence ATGACCGAGCACCCCCTGCTGCTGAACACCGCCGACGCGCTGCACCGGCTCCCGCGCACCGGCCGTCGCGCCGTCGTCATGACCATGGGGGCCCTGCACGACGGCCACGCCACTTTGGTCCGCACCGCCCGGGACCTGGCCGGCCCCACCGGCCAGGTCGTGGTCACCGTCTTCGTCAACCCCCTCCAGTTCGGGGCGAACGAGGACCTCGACCGCTACCCCCGCACCCTCGACGCCGACCTGGAGATCGCCCGCAGGGCGGGCGCCGACGCCGTGTTCGCCCCGGCCGTCGACGAGGTCTACCCCGGCGGCGACCCCCAGGTACGCATCAGCGCCGGCCCCATGGGCGGCCGCCTCGAAGGGGCCACCCGCCCCGGCCACTTCGACGGCATGCTCACCGTCGTCGCGAAGCTGCTCCACCTCACCCGCCCGGACCTGGCCCTCTTCGGCCAGAAGGACGCGCAGCAGCTGGCCCTGATCCGCCGGATGGTCACCGACCTGAACTTCGCGGTGGACGTGGTGGGCGTACCCACCGTCCGCGAGGAGGACGGCCTCGCCCTGTCCTCCCGCAACCGCTACCTCTCGCCCGCCGAGCGCCGCACGGCCCTCGCCCTCTCCCGCGCCCTGTTCGCGGGCCGCGACCGCCTCGCCGCCCAGGCCGCCCTGCGCGCCCGCGCCGAGGCCGCCCCCGCCAGTGACCAGCGGGCCACCGGCCTGGCCCGGCTCGGCGAGATCCGCGCCTCCGCCGACGCGCACGCCGTCTCGGTGGCGGTCTCCGCCGCCGGCACGGGCCTGCCCGACGCCGTCCGGGCGGCTGCCCGCCACGTGCTGGAGGAGGCCGGCCGCCAGGACCCGCCGCTGGCCCTGGACTACCTCGCGCTGGTGGACCCGCAGGACTTCACCGAGGTCGGCCCCGATTTCACCGGCCAGGCCGTCCTGGCCGTCGCCGCGAAGGTGGGCACGACCCGGCTGATCGACAACATCCCATTGGAGTTCGGAGCACACACGTGA
- the nadC gene encoding carboxylating nicotinate-nucleotide diphosphorylase, translating to MSTHEHDHQHDELPLIDRSEGGCGDDCACGDGEESGLDPALAQLLTDAGLDPIEVEDIAHMALSEDLDGGVDVTTVATVPEEAEAVADFVAREDGVVAGLRVAEAVFSMVCTEAFEVERHAEDGDAVKAGQLLLSVRSRTRDLLTAERSALNILCRMSGIATATRRWADALEGTTAKVRDTRKTTPGLRALEKYAVRCGGGVNHRMSLSDAALVKDNHVVAAGGVAQAFTAVREAFPEVPIEVEVDTLEQIGEVLEAGADLILLDNFTVAQTAEAVALVAGRATLESSGRLSLDNARDYALTGVDYLAVGALTHSSPILDIGLDLRGAV from the coding sequence GTGAGCACGCACGAGCACGACCACCAGCACGACGAACTCCCCCTCATCGACCGGTCGGAGGGCGGTTGCGGCGACGACTGCGCCTGCGGTGACGGCGAGGAGTCCGGCCTGGACCCGGCGCTGGCCCAGCTGCTGACCGACGCCGGCCTGGACCCCATCGAGGTCGAGGACATCGCGCACATGGCGCTGTCCGAGGACCTGGACGGCGGGGTCGACGTCACCACCGTCGCCACCGTGCCCGAAGAGGCCGAGGCCGTGGCGGACTTCGTCGCCCGCGAGGACGGCGTCGTGGCCGGTCTGCGCGTCGCCGAGGCCGTGTTCTCGATGGTGTGCACCGAGGCGTTCGAGGTGGAGCGGCACGCGGAGGACGGCGACGCCGTCAAGGCCGGTCAGCTGCTGCTGTCCGTGCGCTCCCGCACCCGCGACCTGCTGACCGCCGAGCGCAGCGCGCTGAACATCCTGTGCCGGATGTCCGGCATCGCGACCGCCACCCGCCGCTGGGCGGACGCCCTGGAGGGCACGACGGCCAAGGTCCGCGACACCCGCAAGACCACGCCGGGCCTGCGCGCGCTGGAGAAGTACGCGGTCCGCTGCGGCGGCGGCGTCAACCACCGCATGTCCCTGTCGGACGCGGCGCTCGTCAAGGACAACCACGTCGTCGCGGCGGGCGGCGTCGCGCAGGCGTTCACCGCCGTGCGCGAGGCCTTCCCGGAGGTCCCGATCGAGGTCGAGGTCGACACCCTGGAGCAGATCGGCGAGGTCCTGGAGGCGGGCGCCGACCTCATCCTGCTGGACAACTTCACGGTGGCCCAGACGGCCGAGGCGGTCGCCCTCGTCGCCGGCCGCGCCACCCTGGAGTCCTCGGGCCGGCTCAGCCTGGACAACGCCCGCGACTACGCCCTGACCGGCGTGGACTACCTCGCGGTCGGCGCGCTGACGCACTCCTCGCCGATCCTCGACATCGGCCTCGATCTGCGCGGGGCGGTGTAA
- a CDS encoding L-aspartate oxidase, protein MSTPGTGTAGTGIRLHAPAPGWAVEADVVVVGSGVAGLTVALRCAAAGRRTVVVTKARLDDGSTRWAQGGIAAALGDGDTPEQHLDDTLVAGAGLCDEAAVRLLVTEGPDAVRRLIETGAVFDTSAETGEIELTREGGHHRRRIAHAGGDATGAEISRALVEAVQAAGIRTVENALVLDLLQDAGGRTAGVTLHVMGEGQHDGVGAVHAPAVILATGGMGQVFSATTNPAVSTGDGVALALRAGAEVSDLEFVQFHPTVLFLGPDAEGQQPLVSEAVRGEGAHLVDADGVRFMVGQHELAELAPRDIVAKGIMRRMQEQGTSHMYLDARHFGAQMWEQRFPTILAACRAHGIDPVTEPIPVAPAAHYASGGVRTDLHGRTTVPGLYACGEVACTGVHGANRLASNSLLEGLVFAERIAEDIVANPSAGGAPVVPAPATGPLQPSGARYEVQRIMTDGAGVLRSAGSLAGAAAALEDLYAAALGDLEAHGKTAEPGVDTWEATNLLCVARVLVAAARRREETRGCHWREDHPDRDDANWRRHLVVRLSATEKRALVVTPTDSADFPSVQRPPRGTDTVNDSMEQSA, encoded by the coding sequence GTGAGCACCCCAGGCACAGGCACCGCCGGCACCGGCATACGGCTGCACGCCCCCGCCCCCGGCTGGGCCGTCGAAGCCGACGTCGTGGTCGTCGGCTCGGGCGTCGCGGGCCTGACGGTGGCGCTGCGCTGCGCCGCCGCGGGCCGCCGTACGGTCGTGGTCACCAAGGCCCGGCTCGACGACGGCTCGACCCGCTGGGCCCAAGGGGGCATCGCGGCCGCCCTCGGCGACGGCGACACCCCCGAGCAGCACCTGGACGACACCCTGGTGGCGGGGGCGGGCCTGTGCGACGAGGCGGCCGTACGGCTGCTGGTCACCGAGGGCCCCGACGCCGTACGCCGGCTCATCGAGACCGGCGCGGTCTTCGACACCTCCGCCGAGACGGGCGAGATCGAGCTGACCCGCGAGGGCGGCCACCACCGCCGCCGGATCGCCCACGCGGGCGGCGACGCGACGGGCGCCGAGATCTCCCGGGCCCTGGTCGAGGCGGTCCAGGCGGCCGGTATCCGTACCGTCGAGAACGCCCTCGTACTGGACCTCCTCCAGGACGCCGGAGGCCGTACGGCCGGCGTCACCCTGCACGTCATGGGCGAAGGCCAGCACGACGGCGTCGGCGCCGTCCACGCCCCGGCCGTGATCCTCGCGACCGGCGGCATGGGCCAGGTCTTCTCCGCCACCACCAACCCGGCCGTCTCCACGGGCGACGGCGTGGCCCTCGCCCTGCGCGCCGGCGCCGAGGTCTCCGACCTGGAGTTCGTCCAGTTCCACCCGACGGTGCTGTTCCTGGGACCGGACGCCGAGGGCCAGCAGCCGCTGGTGTCGGAGGCGGTCCGCGGCGAAGGCGCCCACCTCGTCGACGCCGACGGGGTGCGCTTCATGGTGGGCCAGCACGAGCTCGCCGAGCTCGCCCCGCGCGACATCGTCGCCAAGGGCATCATGCGCCGCATGCAGGAGCAGGGCACCAGTCACATGTACCTCGACGCCCGGCACTTCGGCGCCCAGATGTGGGAACAGCGCTTCCCCACCATCCTCGCCGCCTGCCGCGCCCACGGCATCGACCCGGTGACCGAGCCCATCCCGGTCGCGCCCGCCGCCCACTACGCGTCCGGCGGCGTACGGACCGACCTGCACGGCCGCACCACCGTCCCCGGCCTGTACGCCTGCGGGGAGGTCGCCTGCACGGGCGTGCACGGCGCGAACCGGCTCGCCTCCAACTCCCTGCTGGAGGGCCTGGTCTTCGCCGAGCGCATCGCCGAGGACATCGTCGCCAACCCGTCCGCCGGGGGCGCCCCGGTCGTTCCCGCCCCCGCCACCGGCCCGCTCCAGCCCTCCGGGGCGCGCTACGAGGTCCAGCGCATCATGACGGACGGCGCGGGCGTCCTGCGCTCCGCCGGCTCCCTCGCCGGTGCCGCCGCCGCGCTCGAGGACCTGTACGCGGCCGCCCTGGGCGACCTCGAGGCGCACGGCAAGACCGCCGAACCGGGCGTCGACACCTGGGAGGCCACCAACCTCCTGTGCGTGGCCCGGGTCCTGGTCGCCGCCGCGCGGCGGCGCGAGGAGACCCGCGGCTGCCACTGGCGCGAGGACCACCCCGACCGGGACGACGCGAACTGGCGGCGCCACCTCGTCGTCCGGCTCTCCGCGACCGAGAAGCGGGCCCTGGTCGTCACCCCCACCGACTCCGCGGACTTCCCGTCCGTACAGCGGCCCCCCCGTGGCACCGACACCGTCAACGACAGCATGGAGCAGTCAGCGTGA